In Luteimonas viscosa, the following proteins share a genomic window:
- the gloB gene encoding hydroxyacylglutathione hydrolase, whose translation MQPIALPALSDNYIWRLADDDGHWLVVDPGEAAPVLAAAGGATAPEAILLTHHHADHVGGVGALLERWPAVPVYGPADPRLPLGAQHVGDGARVEAGPWRFQVLAVPGHTVSHIAFHGHGLLFCGDTLFSLGCGRLFEGTSRDMLGSLDRLAALPAATLVCCGHEYTLANAAFARVVDPDNAALRRRHAQATTMRDQGHPTLPSTLGEELECNPFLRIDAPAVRAAVAARLPAARGDRVEAFAELRRWKDGFRA comes from the coding sequence ATGCAGCCGATCGCCCTTCCCGCGCTGTCGGACAACTACATCTGGCGGCTGGCCGACGACGACGGCCACTGGCTGGTGGTCGATCCGGGCGAAGCCGCCCCGGTGCTGGCCGCGGCCGGGGGCGCGACGGCCCCGGAGGCGATCCTGCTGACCCATCACCATGCCGATCATGTCGGCGGGGTCGGCGCGCTGCTCGAGAGGTGGCCGGCGGTGCCCGTGTATGGCCCGGCGGACCCCCGGCTCCCGCTCGGGGCGCAGCACGTCGGCGACGGCGCGCGGGTCGAAGCCGGCCCGTGGCGCTTCCAGGTGCTGGCGGTTCCGGGCCATACCGTGAGCCACATCGCATTCCACGGCCATGGCCTCTTGTTCTGCGGCGATACCCTGTTCAGCCTCGGCTGTGGTCGCCTGTTCGAAGGTACGTCCCGCGACATGCTCGGCTCCCTCGACCGGCTGGCCGCCCTGCCCGCAGCGACGCTGGTCTGCTGCGGGCACGAGTACACGCTGGCCAACGCCGCCTTCGCGCGCGTGGTCGACCCCGACAACGCGGCGCTGCGGCGCCGCCACGCACAGGCCACCACGATGCGCGACCAAGGACATCCCACCCTGCCCTCGACCCTCGGCGAGGAACTCGAGTGCAATCCGTTCCTGCGCATCGATGCACCGGCGGTGCGCGCGGCCGTGGCGGCGCGCCTGCCGGCCGCGAGGGGCGATCGCGTGGAAGCCTTCGCCGAGTTGCGGCGCTGGAAGGACGGCTTCCGCGCATGA
- the rnhA gene encoding ribonuclease HI — protein sequence MSGVGIHTDGACLGNPGPGGWAALLRYGEQERELVGGEPLTTNNRMELMAAIVALETLSRPCEVVLHTDSQYVRQGITEWMPNWVRRNWKTAGGDPVKNRDLWERLYAASRRHEIDWRWVKGHSGDPDNERVDVLARDEAIRQRAGAVA from the coding sequence ATGAGCGGGGTCGGCATCCATACCGATGGCGCCTGCCTCGGCAATCCCGGGCCCGGCGGCTGGGCGGCGCTGCTGCGCTACGGCGAGCAGGAGCGCGAGCTGGTCGGCGGCGAGCCGCTGACCACCAACAACCGGATGGAACTGATGGCGGCGATCGTCGCGCTCGAGACGCTGTCGCGCCCCTGCGAAGTGGTGCTGCACACCGATTCGCAGTACGTGCGCCAGGGCATCACCGAATGGATGCCGAACTGGGTGCGGCGCAACTGGAAGACCGCCGGCGGCGACCCGGTGAAGAACCGGGACCTGTGGGAGCGCCTGTACGCCGCCAGCCGGCGCCACGAGATCGACTGGCGCTGGGTGAAGGGGCATTCCGGCGATCCGGACAACGAGCGCGTCGACGTGCTGGCGCGCGACGAGGCGATCCGCCAGCGGGCGGGAGCGGTGGCGTGA
- the dnaQ gene encoding DNA polymerase III subunit epsilon: MRHIILDTETTGLEWKKGNRVVEIGCVELIERRPTGRTFHKYLNPEREFEPGAQEVTGLTLEFLADKPKFAEIADEFLAFVDGAEVVAHNAAFDMGFLEHELSRLGADYGRLADRVTVQDSLALARQRYPGQRNSLDALCRRLGVDNSHRQLHGALLDAQLLAEAWLALTAGQGEIGFASSEPAPSSRAGQAAVAIAVSGPRPSISVPDEDRVLHLARVEAIRKKAGRCVWDVPEPELAQAATG, encoded by the coding sequence ATGCGCCACATCATCCTCGATACCGAAACCACCGGCCTGGAATGGAAGAAGGGCAATCGCGTGGTCGAGATCGGCTGCGTCGAGCTGATCGAGCGGCGCCCTACCGGCCGCACCTTCCACAAGTACCTCAACCCCGAGCGCGAGTTCGAGCCCGGAGCGCAGGAAGTCACCGGCCTGACGCTGGAATTCCTGGCCGACAAGCCGAAGTTCGCGGAGATCGCCGACGAGTTCCTCGCCTTCGTCGACGGCGCCGAGGTGGTGGCCCACAACGCCGCGTTCGACATGGGTTTCCTCGAACACGAGCTGTCCAGGCTCGGGGCGGACTACGGTCGGCTGGCCGATCGCGTCACCGTGCAGGACTCGCTGGCGCTGGCGCGGCAACGCTACCCGGGGCAGCGCAACTCGCTCGATGCGCTGTGCAGGCGGCTCGGCGTCGACAACTCGCACCGCCAGCTGCACGGCGCGCTGCTCGACGCGCAACTGCTGGCCGAGGCCTGGCTGGCGCTCACCGCCGGGCAGGGCGAGATCGGGTTCGCCAGCAGCGAACCCGCGCCTTCGAGCCGTGCGGGCCAGGCGGCCGTGGCGATTGCCGTCAGCGGTCCGCGTCCGTCGATCTCGGTGCCGGACGAGGATCGGGTGCTGCACCTGGCGCGGGTCGAGGCGATCCGCAAGAAGGCCGGACGCTGCGTCTGGGACGTGCCGGAACCGGAGCTGGCGCAGGCCGCGACGGGCTGA
- a CDS encoding lytic transglycosylase domain-containing protein has product MSVRAIAGGLALLWALAGPARADDPPAPTPAAATGAAPATATGPATVPVVDAGAPRPPAATASASPPAATTRSGLDIYRDFRAGLADPVCEPGASARWRRHFAQAPGQLASPRSDVLPLFGYVVDRLREAHLPTEFALIPFVESGYRPGARSPQGPAGLWQFIALTARNHKVAVRPGYDGRLSPVDSTDAAVRYLKTLHGMFAGDWRLAVMAYNAGEYRLLGALRRAGQRPAEADPASLPMPAITHAYVRKLHALSCILEEAEDRDAWLQALDRPVPVLTAAEVPAHVATLDALARQHGADAAQLRRLNPVFGDGRVVRGSGKPRVLLPSAPASALVAAGPATARSLVLPAPGATTPGEFPDAMADASAHVEPQPARTHTVARGDSAWRIAGRYGITASQLLSRNGLDARSVLHPGMVLAIDAATGAGATAVAE; this is encoded by the coding sequence ATGAGCGTGCGCGCGATCGCCGGCGGGCTGGCGCTGCTCTGGGCGCTGGCCGGTCCGGCCCGGGCCGACGACCCGCCTGCCCCCACGCCCGCGGCCGCAACCGGGGCGGCGCCCGCCACCGCAACCGGGCCCGCGACGGTGCCGGTCGTCGATGCGGGCGCCCCACGCCCGCCGGCCGCCACCGCGTCCGCCTCGCCTCCGGCCGCGACCACCCGCAGCGGCCTGGACATCTACCGCGACTTCCGCGCGGGCCTCGCCGATCCTGTCTGCGAACCGGGGGCGAGCGCCCGCTGGCGGCGGCATTTCGCGCAGGCGCCGGGCCAGCTCGCCTCGCCGCGCAGCGACGTGCTGCCGCTGTTCGGCTACGTGGTCGACCGCCTGCGCGAGGCGCACCTGCCGACCGAGTTCGCGCTGATCCCGTTCGTCGAGAGCGGCTACAGGCCCGGCGCGCGCTCCCCGCAGGGGCCGGCCGGCCTGTGGCAGTTCATCGCCCTGACCGCGCGCAACCACAAGGTGGCCGTACGCCCGGGCTACGACGGACGGTTGTCGCCGGTCGATTCGACCGATGCCGCGGTGCGCTACCTCAAGACCCTGCACGGCATGTTCGCCGGCGACTGGCGGCTGGCGGTGATGGCCTACAACGCCGGCGAGTACCGGCTGCTGGGAGCGCTCCGGCGCGCCGGCCAGCGGCCGGCCGAAGCCGATCCCGCGAGCCTGCCGATGCCGGCCATCACCCACGCCTACGTGCGCAAGCTGCATGCGCTGTCGTGCATCCTGGAGGAAGCCGAGGACCGCGACGCCTGGCTGCAGGCGCTGGACCGCCCGGTGCCGGTGCTCACCGCCGCGGAGGTCCCCGCGCATGTCGCCACCCTGGACGCGCTCGCCCGCCAGCACGGTGCCGACGCCGCGCAGTTGCGTCGCCTGAACCCGGTCTTCGGCGACGGCCGGGTGGTGCGCGGGAGCGGCAAGCCGCGCGTGCTGCTGCCGTCCGCGCCCGCGTCGGCCCTGGTTGCAGCCGGGCCGGCCACCGCACGATCGCTGGTCCTGCCCGCGCCCGGCGCTACGACGCCGGGAGAATTTCCGGACGCCATGGCCGATGCCTCGGCCCACGTCGAACCCCAGCCGGCACGCACGCATACCGTCGCCCGGGGCGATTCGGCCTGGCGCATCGCCGGCCGCTACGGCATCACCGCGAGCCAGCTGCTTTCGCGCAACGGCCTGGACGCGCGCAGCGTGCTGCACCCGGGCATGGTGCTGGCGATCGACGCCGCCACCGGGGCGGGCGCGACCGCCGTGGCAGAATAG
- a CDS encoding PP2C family protein-serine/threonine phosphatase, with product MIEFGHLTHVGLRRELNEDTYYGDSELGLWLVADGMGGHEYGEVASALARETIVRETRQGTPLQQAIRIADEEIIRASRQRNDALPMGTTVVAARVVGNRFEVAWVGDSRAYLWRDGKLAQLSHDHSYVQELIAQGAISVDQARSHPHRNVVTQALGVTEPQALNVETLSGELSPGSQLLLCSDGLTEEVDDSGISRVLAHGECSAQECVDGLVAAALDGGGSDNVTVVLVRSH from the coding sequence ATGATCGAATTCGGACATCTGACCCACGTCGGTCTGCGCCGCGAGCTGAACGAAGACACCTATTACGGCGACAGCGAGCTGGGGCTGTGGCTGGTGGCCGACGGCATGGGCGGGCATGAATACGGCGAGGTCGCCAGCGCGCTCGCGCGCGAGACGATCGTGCGCGAGACACGGCAGGGCACCCCGCTGCAGCAGGCGATCCGGATCGCCGACGAAGAGATCATCCGCGCCTCGCGCCAGCGCAACGACGCATTGCCCATGGGCACCACCGTGGTCGCCGCGCGCGTGGTCGGCAACCGCTTCGAGGTGGCCTGGGTCGGCGACAGCCGTGCCTACCTGTGGCGCGACGGCAAGCTCGCCCAGCTCTCGCACGACCACAGCTACGTGCAGGAACTGATCGCGCAGGGCGCCATCAGCGTCGACCAGGCGCGCAGCCATCCGCACCGCAACGTGGTCACCCAGGCGCTGGGGGTCACCGAACCGCAGGCGCTGAACGTGGAAACCCTGTCGGGCGAACTGTCCCCGGGATCGCAGTTGCTGCTGTGCAGCGACGGGCTGACCGAGGAAGTCGACGACAGCGGCATCTCGCGCGTGCTGGCGCATGGCGAGTGCAGCGCGCAGGAATGCGTGGACGGGCTGGTCGCAGCCGCGCTCGACGGCGGCGGCTCGGACAACGTCACCGTGGTGCTGGTCCGCAGCCACTGA